cgtcttcttgtgtatcttaatacacatgtctcgaggtatgtataactccagctatagttatttaactactgcttggatgtctggtttagttttatatctacttactatagccactgctttcctcggttatgtactaccatggggacagatgagtttctggggtgctacagtcattactaatctcctttctccaataccatatttagtaccttggttactcggtggatactatgtatctgatgtaacattaaaacgattctttgtattgcactttatattaccttttgtaggttgcattctaattgtattacacatcttctatttacatttaaatggttctagtaaccctgcaggtattgattccgcacttaaagtagccttctatcctcatatgttaatgaccgatgctaaatgtctatcctatctaattggtttaattttcttacaaacggcttttggtttgattgaattatcgcacccagataactccataccagtgaaccggtttgtaactccgcttcatatcgtacctgaatggtactttttagcatattatgcggtgttaaaagtaatcccatccaaaaccggtggtttgttagtatttatgtcctctctcattaacttagctcttttatctgaaattcgagctttgaatactcgaatgttgatacgacaacattttatgactcgaaatgtagtcagtggatgggtaattatttgggtatacagtatgatcttcttgattattattggtagtgctattccacaagcgacttatatcttatatggtagattagctactatcgtatatcttactaccggattggttctatgcttatactaaatcaatagttataatgactacagcttccaagcaaacatgattaccgtgatattgaaatccaacacttttagctgtcttaagcagtccagtggggtggtggtgtactgcaatcataaagaacttggttgtctgtatctcataaccggagtcatcttcagtattctaggaactataatgtctttgtttattcgatttgagtgaacacataagatcatcgaatttaacggtatgctcctgaaagtaacggtacaagctgtaaaaaaggactccttaacttaaactgaggagtcaagtaggtacaaaccgtacaaggattaattatgtccatctgtgcatctaagttgagactatcggttatatattttagacgctaacttcccggctaaactttgacttattaaaccagcctgggatcataaaagtactatgtatggtaagattgagcgtgaacattggatgtcaccatggttatagttacggtacatatataaaatctacagtacgatttgagatttgttacgtgacgagcggtgtgtttaagactagtttacatgcgctcattttaatatgtagttatttaacgaagttctattgtgctagcatggtttcgagaacacaccaaatttccatgagtctattccgggcacacctcgtcttttatcggtgtgctctcaatctaaattcatcttataactttggtttcttagttgcaattacctttgtactccaaataattacaggtatcactttagcgttccgatatacttctgaagcatcttgtgcatttgctagtgttcaacatctagttagagaggtagcagcaggatgggaatttaggatgttgcatgcaacaactgcttctttcgtcttcttgtgtatcttaatacacatgtctcgaggtatgtataactccagctatagttatttaactactgcttggatgtctggtttagttttatatctacttactatagccactgctttcctcggttatgtactaccatggggacagatgagtttctggggtgctacagtcattactaatctcctttctccaataccatatttagtaccttggttactcggtggatactatgtatctgatgtaacattaaaacgattctttgtattgcactttatattaccttttgtaggttgcattctaattgtattacacatcttctatttacatttaaatggttctagtaaccctgcaggtattgattccgcacttaaagtagccttctatcctcatatgttaatgaccgatgctaaatgtctatcctatctaattggtttaattttcttacaaacggcttttggtttgattgaattatcgcacccagataactccataccagtgaaccggtttgtaactccgcttcatatcgtacctgaatggtactttttagcatattatgcggtgttaaaagtaatcccatccaaaaccggtggtttgttagtatttatgttatcaacatgtcaatgaaatatcaacaacgatgaaacttatttggttaacataacaacatagaaggtaaagctggattacgttcaaactttacactggatacgtttcaatgttaacttactaaataccatgggagcgaagagaatctaatatgtaactccgttcatggaaatcaaaagagctttcactgattgtatttatgaaacgtgattagttcacctagccaacacgatccggttgtttgggaataatatccctatttaagggattgatatgtgctacaataacacagtcggtacgaagtcgaaacaaggtagttgatggtgaaccagtggctgaacaaacctttttattgattatgctgactttagtcccgagaaactacagttctgcttaaactgaggagtcaagtaggtacaaaccgtacaaggattaattatgtccatctgtgcatctaagttgagactatcggttatatattttagacgctaacttcccggctaaactttgacttattaaaccagcctgggatcataaaagtactatgtatggtaagattgagcgtgaacattggatgtcaccatggttatagttacggtacatatataaaatctacagtacgatttgagatttgttacgtgacgagcggtgtgtttaagactagtttacatgcgctcattttaatatgtagttatttaacgaagttctattgtgctagcatggtttcgagaacacaccaaatttccatgagtctattccgggcacacctcgtcttttatcggtgtgctctcaatctaaattcatcttataactttggtttcttagttgcaattacctttgtactccaaataattacaggtatcactttagcgttccgatatacttctgaagcatcttgtgcatttgctagtgttcaacatctagttagagaggtagcagcaggatgggaatttaggatgttgcatgcaacaactgcttctttcgtcttcttgtgtatcttaatacacatgtctcgaggtatgtataactccagctatagttatttaactactgcttggatgtctggtttagttttatatctacttact
This DNA window, taken from Besnoitia besnoiti strain Bb-Ger1 chromosome Unknown contig00120, whole genome shotgun sequence, encodes the following:
- a CDS encoding cytochrome b (encoded by transcript BESB_021990) translates to MSLFRAHLVFYRCALNLNSSYNFGFLVAITFVLQIITGITLAFRYTSEASCAFASVQHLVREVAAGWEFRMLHATTASFVFLCILIHMSRGMYNSSYSYLTTAWMSGLVLYLLTIATAFLGYVLPWGQMSFWGATVITNLLSPIPYLVPWLLGGYYVSDVTLKRFFVLHFILPFVGCILIVLHIFYLHLNGSSNPAGIDSALKVAFYPHMLMTDAKCLSYLIGLIFLQTAFGLIELSHPDNSIPVNRFVTPLHIVPEWYFLAYYAVLKVIPSKTGGLLVFMLSTCQ